Proteins co-encoded in one Parafrankia discariae genomic window:
- a CDS encoding ABC transporter permease, which produces MTTPATTATAPVPPALVGRGRVVTAYRWEITKLAAQARTRATLGVCLVAPFVFVVLLNRQDRLPKDTLYGRWVHASGFATPLMILGFAAQWVFPLLTSLVAGDIFASEDQHGTWKTILTRSHSRTQIFWAKTLAAATFATLVLTVLALGCLAAGVLLVGHQPLESLSGTLLPSGRTAGLVLAAWASALPPLLGFTALGILLSVLTRSSPMGIVGPIVLGLVMQLYSFLNGADAIRHLLLVTPFDAWHGLLAAHPYYGPLRDGTLVSAGYILICLAVAYTGLRRRDITGG; this is translated from the coding sequence GTGACCACCCCAGCCACCACCGCCACAGCCCCGGTGCCGCCCGCCTTGGTGGGCCGGGGCCGGGTCGTCACCGCCTACCGGTGGGAGATCACGAAACTCGCCGCCCAGGCCCGCACCCGCGCCACGCTCGGCGTCTGCCTGGTCGCGCCGTTCGTGTTCGTGGTGCTCCTGAACCGCCAAGACCGGCTGCCGAAAGACACCCTGTACGGCCGGTGGGTCCACGCCAGCGGCTTCGCGACCCCGCTGATGATCCTCGGTTTCGCCGCCCAGTGGGTCTTCCCGCTGCTCACCAGCCTCGTCGCCGGAGACATCTTCGCCAGCGAGGACCAGCACGGCACCTGGAAGACGATCCTGACCCGTTCCCACAGCCGCACCCAGATCTTCTGGGCCAAAACCCTGGCCGCCGCCACCTTCGCGACCCTCGTCCTCACCGTCCTCGCGCTGGGCTGCCTGGCCGCTGGCGTGCTCCTCGTCGGCCACCAGCCGCTGGAAAGCCTGTCCGGAACCCTCCTGCCCTCGGGCCGCACCGCCGGGCTGGTCCTCGCCGCCTGGGCGAGCGCGCTACCGCCCCTGCTCGGTTTCACCGCCCTGGGGATCCTGCTGTCAGTGCTCACCCGCAGCAGCCCGATGGGGATCGTCGGCCCGATCGTCCTCGGACTGGTCATGCAGCTCTACTCGTTCCTCAACGGCGCCGACGCCATCCGCCACCTGCTACTCGTCACCCCGTTCGACGCCTGGCACGGCCTGCTCGCCGCCCATCCCTACTACGGCCCGCTGCGCGACGGCACCCTCGTCAGCGCCGGGTACATCCTCATCTGCCTGGCCGTCGCCTACACGGGGCTGCGCCGCCGCGACATCACCGGAGGCTGA
- a CDS encoding APC family permease: MSTASPAAGVPDELRRRLGVPDAVVIGLGSMLGAGIFAALAPAAHAAGSGLLLGLALAAVVAYCNATSSARLAARYPASGGTYVYGRERLGAFWGYLAGWGFVVGKTASCAAMALTVGSYVWPGQAHAVAVAAVVTLTAVNYAGVQKSAWLTRAIVAVVLVVLAAVVLAALTSDEADAARLSIGGDASFGGILQAAGLLFFAFAGYARIATLGEEVRDPGRTIPRAVPLALAITLLVYTAVAVAVLAVLGPGRLADATAPLSDAVRAAGAGWLAPAVRVGAAVAALGSLLALILGVSRTTLAMARDRHLPHALAAVHPRFGVPHRAELAVGAVVAVLAATADVRGAIGFSSFSVLAYYAIANASAWTLPPDEGRPHHLIPALGLAGCLTLAFALPPTSVIAGVAVLAVGAAAYGIRRAMAP; this comes from the coding sequence GTGAGCACGGCATCGCCTGCCGCCGGCGTCCCGGACGAGTTGCGGCGTCGCCTCGGGGTGCCCGACGCCGTGGTGATCGGTCTCGGGTCGATGCTCGGTGCGGGGATCTTCGCCGCTCTCGCCCCGGCGGCACACGCGGCCGGCTCCGGGCTGCTGCTCGGGCTGGCCCTGGCCGCCGTGGTCGCGTACTGCAACGCGACGTCCTCCGCCCGGCTGGCCGCTCGGTATCCAGCCTCGGGCGGCACCTATGTCTACGGGCGCGAGCGGCTCGGTGCTTTCTGGGGCTATCTCGCGGGGTGGGGGTTCGTCGTCGGCAAGACCGCCTCCTGCGCCGCGATGGCCCTCACCGTCGGGTCGTATGTGTGGCCTGGCCAGGCACACGCGGTGGCGGTGGCCGCCGTGGTGACACTGACCGCCGTGAACTACGCCGGGGTGCAGAAATCCGCCTGGCTAACCCGCGCGATCGTGGCCGTCGTCCTGGTGGTCCTCGCCGCAGTGGTCCTCGCAGCCCTCACCTCCGATGAGGCCGATGCTGCGCGGCTGAGTATCGGCGGGGACGCCTCCTTCGGAGGGATACTGCAGGCAGCGGGTCTGTTGTTCTTCGCCTTCGCCGGCTACGCGCGCATCGCTACCCTCGGTGAGGAGGTCCGCGACCCGGGTCGGACCATTCCCCGGGCCGTCCCGCTTGCGCTCGCCATCACCCTGCTCGTCTACACAGCTGTCGCTGTCGCCGTTCTCGCGGTGCTGGGGCCAGGGCGGCTGGCCGATGCCACCGCGCCGCTGTCGGATGCTGTCCGGGCCGCCGGCGCGGGCTGGCTCGCGCCGGCGGTGCGCGTCGGCGCGGCAGTGGCCGCGCTCGGCTCGCTGCTGGCACTCATCCTCGGCGTCTCCCGCACCACCCTGGCGATGGCCCGGGACCGGCACCTGCCCCACGCCCTGGCCGCGGTCCACCCAAGGTTCGGGGTGCCGCACCGGGCCGAGCTCGCCGTCGGCGCCGTGGTAGCGGTCCTCGCGGCGACGGCGGACGTGCGCGGGGCGATCGGGTTCTCCTCCTTCAGCGTGCTGGCCTACTACGCCATCGCCAACGCCTCCGCCTGGACCCTGCCTCCGGACGAGGGCCGCCCGCACCACCTGATCCCTGCCCTCGGGCTGGCCGGCTGCCTCACGCTGGCTTTCGCCCTGCCACCGACCTCCGTGATCGCCGGGGTCGCGGTGCTGGCCGTGGGCGCCGCCGCCTACGGGATACGCCGCGCGATGGCCCCCTGA
- a CDS encoding BlaI/MecI/CopY family transcriptional regulator has protein sequence MARKPRREPGTLEREVLAAIAAAGRPLTPAETLAELGEPLAYTTVMTTLARLHDKGALTRTPAGRTYTYAPATDPDTLDAALTARQMTRLLGAGTHRAETLARFVADLRPEDGQLLADLLATPQPDADADSTDGGPR, from the coding sequence ATGGCGCGGAAACCCAGGCGCGAACCGGGAACACTCGAGCGCGAGGTGCTCGCCGCGATCGCGGCGGCCGGACGCCCCCTCACCCCGGCCGAGACCCTCGCCGAACTCGGCGAACCCCTGGCCTACACCACGGTGATGACGACCCTCGCCCGCCTGCACGACAAGGGCGCCCTGACCCGGACACCCGCCGGCCGCACCTACACCTACGCCCCCGCCACCGACCCGGACACCCTCGACGCCGCGCTCACCGCCCGGCAGATGACCCGCCTGCTCGGCGCCGGCACCCACCGGGCCGAAACCCTGGCCCGTTTCGTCGCTGACCTGCGCCCGGAGGACGGACAGCTCCTCGCCGACCTCCTCGCCACCCCCCAACCGGACGCCGACGCCGACAGCACGGACGGCGGGCCACGGTGA
- a CDS encoding MFS transporter: protein MPTALMAGFVTPPLGAPAASLGVIEGISDGLAGAGRFVGGALADDRRRRRTVAVGGYTTTAVLSALIGVTTSVVQAGDVARRGAAWAARGLRVPARNALLADVVPASAYVWAYGFEWTMDNLGAIVGPLLALGLVSLVSVRTAMLLSIVPGVLAAVAIVYAIRQAKLPRAGERRRLRFKVRPVLCGQLGRVLAGFTAFE, encoded by the coding sequence GTGCCTACCGCGCTGATGGCCGGTTTCGTCACCCCGCCCCTGGGCGCGCCCGCCGCCTCCCTGGGGGTGATCGAGGGCATCTCGGACGGGCTGGCAGGTGCGGGCCGGTTTGTCGGTGGAGCGCTGGCGGATGACCGCCGGCGGCGCCGGACGGTCGCGGTCGGCGGCTACACCACCACCGCCGTACTGTCCGCACTGATCGGGGTGACCACGTCGGTGGTGCAGGCGGGGGATGTTGCGCGGCGCGGCGCGGCGTGGGCGGCTCGCGGGCTGCGGGTCCCGGCCCGTAACGCGCTGCTCGCCGACGTGGTACCCGCCAGCGCCTACGTCTGGGCCTACGGGTTCGAGTGGACCATGGACAATCTTGGCGCGATCGTGGGCCCGCTGCTCGCCCTCGGCCTGGTGTCGCTGGTCAGCGTGCGCACCGCGATGCTGCTGTCGATTGTTCCAGGGGTGCTGGCCGCAGTCGCGATTGTCTACGCGATCCGGCAGGCGAAGCTGCCCCGGGCCGGTGAACGTCGCCGGCTGCGGTTCAAGGTCCGACCGGTGCTGTGCGGGCAGCTTGGGCGGGTGCTGGCCGGGTTCACCGCCTTTGAGTGA
- a CDS encoding M56 family metallopeptidase, translated as MTAVALTPFVTSLLLAVGGGWLGRRLRPAAATRLLTAACLVTALATGFVLSVVAFTLLAPIPTLAAFGHWSATVVRGHDPLPATAGLLPAVVVVGLLAAAARRAVAVGRDLAAAELTCRRLGPAPTGLVIVDDDHPDAYTLPGLTGRIIVSTAMLRALPPDERRVLLAHEHSHLRHRHHAYTQLADLAAAANPLLRTPAAAVRLAVERWADEDAATTADNRAVVVRALARAGIARSGTVTMPTASLGAVDTDLAHRARALREPPPKPQPALALALTALILATAAAAVDTSHTTEHRFEHAQATFAHRS; from the coding sequence ATGACGGCCGTCGCGCTCACCCCGTTCGTCACGAGTCTGCTGCTGGCCGTCGGCGGGGGCTGGCTCGGCCGGCGGCTGCGGCCCGCCGCCGCCACCCGGCTGCTCACCGCCGCCTGCCTGGTCACCGCACTGGCCACCGGCTTCGTCCTGTCCGTCGTGGCCTTCACCCTGCTCGCCCCAATACCGACGCTCGCCGCGTTCGGGCACTGGTCAGCAACGGTGGTCCGCGGCCATGACCCGCTGCCCGCTACCGCCGGGCTGCTGCCCGCCGTCGTCGTCGTCGGGCTACTCGCCGCCGCCGCCCGCCGGGCCGTCGCCGTCGGCCGGGACCTGGCCGCAGCCGAACTCACCTGCCGCCGACTCGGACCCGCCCCCACCGGCCTGGTCATCGTCGACGACGACCATCCCGACGCCTACACCCTGCCCGGACTCACCGGCCGCATCATCGTGTCCACCGCAATGCTGCGCGCGCTACCCCCCGACGAACGCCGCGTCCTGCTCGCCCACGAACACTCCCACCTCCGCCACCGCCACCACGCCTACACCCAGCTCGCCGACCTCGCCGCCGCCGCCAACCCGCTCCTGCGGACACCCGCCGCCGCCGTACGGCTCGCCGTCGAACGCTGGGCCGACGAAGACGCCGCCACAACCGCCGACAACCGCGCCGTCGTGGTCCGGGCCCTGGCCCGCGCCGGCATCGCCCGCTCCGGCACAGTGACCATGCCCACCGCGTCGCTCGGCGCCGTGGATACCGACCTCGCCCACCGGGCACGGGCACTGCGGGAGCCACCACCGAAACCGCAGCCCGCCCTGGCCCTCGCCCTCACCGCGCTCATCCTGGCCACCGCAGCAGCCGCCGTCGACACCTCCCACACGACCGAACACCGGTTCGAACACGCGCAAGCAACGTTCGCGCACCGGAGCTGA
- a CDS encoding PadR family transcriptional regulator codes for MREFQRGAVRLHILHHAAEGEIHGAWMTEELARHGYQISPGTLYPTLHRLEADGLLTSDQRVVDGRVRRVYRATEVGRRALAEDRKALAELAREVLGDDTL; via the coding sequence GTGCGGGAGTTTCAGCGGGGTGCGGTGCGGCTGCACATCCTGCACCACGCGGCTGAGGGGGAGATCCACGGCGCGTGGATGACCGAGGAGCTGGCCCGCCACGGCTATCAGATCAGCCCCGGCACGCTGTATCCGACGCTGCATCGACTGGAAGCCGACGGGCTGCTGACCTCCGACCAGCGTGTCGTGGATGGCCGGGTCCGGCGGGTCTACCGGGCGACCGAGGTCGGGAGGCGGGCTCTCGCGGAGGACCGCAAGGCTCTGGCGGAGCTGGCCCGCGAAGTCCTCGGCGACGACACCCTGTAG
- a CDS encoding ABC transporter ATP-binding protein, producing the protein MAVGVPAVEASGLVKRFGGLTAVDHVDLRVDVGEVYGILGPNGAGKTTFLRMLFGLIRPDAGTLRVFGRTWGDAGPAMLDGVAGFIESPRFYPYLSGRRNLNLLAGLDGGGADSRIGEVLDVVDLAGRAGDKVGSYSFGMRQRLGVAASLLRDPRLLVLDEPANGLDPAGIRDMRALVKRLAAGGLTVLLSSHNMDEVEEICDNVTIMRTGRVVYHGSIDQLRAQAPDPSHRLMTNDDAQALRLAADHQTVAVSAHPDGGLALRAQAADADAYIIALGRAGFAVRALHLEVAPLESLFFMLTETDPAAGFDVPAQPQPDTLTGVTS; encoded by the coding sequence ATGGCGGTCGGTGTTCCGGCGGTGGAGGCTTCCGGGCTGGTCAAACGGTTCGGTGGCCTCACCGCGGTGGATCATGTGGATCTGCGGGTGGACGTCGGGGAGGTGTACGGGATCCTCGGCCCGAACGGCGCGGGGAAGACGACGTTCCTGCGGATGCTGTTCGGGCTGATCCGTCCAGACGCCGGGACGCTGCGGGTGTTCGGCCGGACCTGGGGGGATGCGGGTCCGGCGATGTTGGATGGGGTCGCCGGGTTCATCGAGAGTCCGCGGTTCTACCCCTACCTGTCCGGCCGGCGGAACCTGAACCTGCTGGCCGGCCTGGACGGTGGCGGCGCGGACAGCCGTATCGGCGAGGTCCTTGATGTGGTCGACCTCGCCGGGCGGGCGGGGGACAAGGTTGGGAGCTATTCGTTCGGGATGCGTCAGCGTCTCGGGGTAGCCGCATCCCTGCTGCGCGACCCGCGGCTACTCGTCCTCGACGAGCCGGCGAACGGCCTGGACCCTGCCGGCATTCGGGACATGCGTGCCCTGGTCAAACGGCTTGCCGCCGGGGGGCTGACCGTGCTGCTGAGCAGCCACAACATGGACGAGGTCGAGGAGATCTGCGACAACGTCACGATCATGCGCACCGGCCGGGTGGTCTACCACGGGTCGATCGACCAGCTGCGCGCCCAGGCCCCCGACCCGTCCCATCGGCTGATGACCAACGACGACGCCCAGGCACTGCGCCTGGCCGCCGACCATCAGACTGTGGCCGTCTCCGCCCACCCGGACGGCGGCCTGGCGCTGCGCGCCCAGGCCGCCGACGCGGACGCCTACATCATCGCCCTCGGGCGGGCCGGCTTCGCGGTACGGGCCCTTCACCTGGAGGTCGCGCCGCTGGAGTCGCTGTTCTTCATGCTCACCGAAACCGACCCGGCGGCCGGATTCGACGTGCCCGCCCAACCCCAGCCGGACACCCTCACCGGAGTGACCTCGTGA
- a CDS encoding substrate-binding domain-containing protein, whose amino-acid sequence MCNNEAFVRALLGRDEPRLLHLWRREQGLIVPAGNPRGLASVAGISGLQVVRREMGAGTRALLDQLLLAVGIAPSAVAGPALSSHMEIAFAVALGMADVGVGVRAGLADLGLEFVPLLWEPYEIALGREALGAVQPLLTALRDPELHQVVTALGGYDLAHAGAVRPVGPDHAHER is encoded by the coding sequence GTGTGTAACAACGAGGCGTTCGTGCGGGCGTTGCTGGGCCGCGATGAGCCGCGTCTGCTGCATCTGTGGCGGCGCGAGCAGGGCCTGATCGTCCCTGCGGGAAATCCGCGTGGGCTGGCCTCGGTCGCCGGGATCAGCGGCCTGCAGGTCGTTCGACGCGAGATGGGGGCGGGCACAAGGGCGCTGCTTGATCAGCTGCTTCTTGCTGTGGGGATCGCCCCGAGCGCCGTTGCCGGGCCGGCACTGTCCTCGCACATGGAGATCGCGTTCGCAGTTGCCCTGGGGATGGCCGACGTGGGGGTGGGGGTACGGGCGGGGCTGGCGGATCTAGGGCTGGAGTTCGTCCCGCTGCTGTGGGAGCCGTACGAGATCGCTCTCGGACGGGAGGCGTTGGGCGCGGTCCAGCCGCTGCTCACCGCGCTGCGGGACCCGGAACTTCACCAGGTGGTCACGGCGCTGGGTGGCTATGACCTCGCCCACGCCGGCGCAGTCCGGCCGGTCGGCCCGGATCATGCACACGAGAGATAG